In one Acipenser ruthenus chromosome 10, fAciRut3.2 maternal haplotype, whole genome shotgun sequence genomic region, the following are encoded:
- the LOC117412569 gene encoding mannose-1-phosphate guanyltransferase alpha-A, with product MLKAVILIGGPQKGTRFRPLSFEVPKPLFPVAGVPMLQHHIEACAKIPNMKEILLVGFYQPNEALSRFLSCAQQEFKIPIRYLQEYSALSTAGGIYHFRDQILSGGPEAFFIMNADVCSEFPLLEMLEFQKEHGNTHVILGTTANRKQSMNYGCIVENQDTNEVLHYVEKPSTFVSDIINCGIYLFTPEIFQHIGLVFQKNQQDLLLEEQMNGWQRAEVIRLEQDIFTALAGRGKLYVYKTDQFWSQIKSAGSAIYASRLYLNHYRKTHPERLANNEEGRPTIRGNVYIHPTANIDPTAVLGPNVSIGTGVTIGAGVRVRESIILHGATLQDHSCVLNSIVGWDSTIGKWARVEGTPSDPNPNDPYAKIDSETLFREGKLTPSITILGCNVNIPSEVIILNAIVLPHKDLNRGFKNQIIL from the exons ATGTTGAAAGCTGTAATACTAATAGGAGGCCCTCAGAAAG ggactCGGTTTCGACCTCTTTCTTTTGAGGTTCCAAAGCCCTTGTTCCCTGTAGCAGGGGTCCCAATGCTTCAGCACCACATTGAAGCATGTGCAAAG ataccaAACATGAAAGAGATTTTACTGGTAGGTTTCTATCAGCCAAATGAGGCGCTCAGTCGGTTCCTGTCTTGTGCACAGCAGGAATTCAAAATCCCCATCAG GTATCTTCAGGAGTATTCAGCTCTGAGTACTGCGGGTGGCATTTACCACTTCAGAGATCAGATCCTGTCAGGGGGCCCTGAAGCATTCTTTATTATGAATGCAGATGTCTGTTCTGAATTTCCACTTCTAGAGATGTTAGAGTTCCAGAAGGAACATGGAAACACCCACGTCATTCTGGGAACAACA GCTAACAGAAAACAGTCCATGAACTATGGCTGTATTGTTGAAAATCAAGACACCAATGAG GTGTTGCACTATGTGGAGAAGCCTAGTACATTTGTCAGTGATATCATCAACTGTGGGATTTACCTGTTCACACCTGAAATCTTTCAACACATTGGGCTCGTTTTCCAGAAAAATCAACAGGATCTCTTATT AGAGGAACAGATGAATGGCTGGCAGCGAGCAGAAGTTATTCGCCTGGAACAAGATATCTTTACAGCACTGGCAGGAAGGGGAAAGCTTTATGTGTACAAAACTGATCAGTTCTGGAGCCAGATCAAATCTGCTGG ATCAGCCATTTATGCCAGCCGTCTATATCTAAACCACTATCGCAAAACCCACCCTGAAAGGCTGGCCAACAATGAAGAAGGAAGGCCTACCATCAGAG gAAATGTGTATATCCATCCAACTGCCAACATTGACCCTACTGCTGTG TTAGGTCCTAATGTCTCCATTGGCACTGGAGTGACAATAGGAGCTGGGGTTCGAGTAAGAGAGTCCATCATTCTTCATGGAGCTACATTGCAG GACCACAGTTGTGTCTTAAATAGCATTGTGGGATGGGACAGCACAATCGGGAAATGGGCCAGAGTTGAAGGGACTCCCAGTGATCCCAATCCTAATGACCCTTATGCCAAAATAGACAGTGAAACACTATTCAGAGAAGGAAAGCTTACACCTTCAATAACTATCTTGG gcTGTAATGTGAACATTCCATCAGAAGTAATCATTCTTAACGCAATTGTCCTCCCTCACAAAGATCTCAACCGAGGTTTTAAAAACCAAATTATTCTGTAG
- the catip gene encoding ciliogenesis-associated TTC17-interacting protein, with amino-acid sequence MEELKDLAPKASIEAVEFLQSIEPEELQLCLFVDSLVTISDTGRELGEFTITIQQATYHDEDCYLIHANSHGCIDDIPCGTSIMAYVSKRLETLEQHHHEYVKIKDHPLDRKSYMVREEDQLVVNKIVTEGQDEKRHAFTFPWSSVEGFISEASNLLILRILAKRKAVPENMVFLSFDTETNLCTSTFKELGSRNQTVGREVMEVFGIERAIHSEKDLPTMWHFFFLFDGHLASRVQIGSPVTMKLIQMPLLKEKEEEEQKPVFEKKPLIWEEDMHLYSKYLDRKEELKANHTTYVRHHPELKAIMADFLQFLLLRKPEDVFTFAADYFAPFSSQKHLETSFQMSNKANPLMKNN; translated from the exons ATGGAAGAACTGAAAGATCTAGCACCAAAAGCTAGTATTGAAGCTGTTGAGTTTCTGCAATCCATTG AGCCAGAGGAGTTGCAGCTATGTCTGTTTGTTGACTCCTTAGTCACAATTTCAGACACAGGCAGAGAACTTGGAGAATTCACTATTACCATTCAACAGGCAACATATCATGATGAGGACTGTTATCTAATTCATGCTAACAGCCATGGCTGTATTGATGATATACCATGTGGAACATCCATCATGG CTTATGTTTCCAAGAGACTTGAAACTTTAGAGCAACATCATCATGAATATGTGAAg ATAAAGGATCACCCTTTGGACAGAAAGTCATACATGGTCAGAGAGGAAGATCAGCTGGTAGTGAACAAAATTGTCACGGAAGGAcaa GATGAGAAGAGGCATGCATTTACATTTCCTTGGAGCTCTGTGGAAGGATTTATATCAGAGGCTTCAAATCTTCTTATCTTACGGATTCTTGCTAAAAGGAAGGCTGTTCCAGAAAACATGGTGTTTCTTTCATTCGATACTGAAACCAACCTGTGCACCTCCACTTTT aAAGAGCTTGGGTCCAGGAATCAGACAGTTGGAAGGGAGGTTATGGAGGTTTTTGGAATTGAAAGAGCTATCCACTCAGAGAAAGATTTACCTACCATGTGGCACTTCTTTTTCCTTTTTGATGG GCATTTAGCAAGCAGAGTACAAATTGGATCTCCTGTGACAATGAAACTTATACAAATGCCATTGCTAAAAGAAAAAG aggaggaggagcagaaACCAGTATTTGAGAAGAAGCCATTGATCTGGGAGGAGGACATGCACTTGTACTCCAAATATCTTGATAGAAAG GAAGAGCTCAAGGCAAATCATACTACCTACGTGAGACATCACCCTGAGCTGAAAGCCATAATGGCAGATTTCCTTCAGTTTTTATTACTCAGAAAACCAGAGGATGTCTTCACATTCGCTGCAGATTATTTTGCGCCATTTTCATCACAGAAGCATCTAGAAACCAGTTTTCAAATGTCAAACAAAGCAAATCctttaatgaaaaacaattgA
- the LOC117406652 gene encoding histone H2B type 3-B-like has protein sequence MKSAAVKVTNMEKRTAKAHHKLKGKRQTYATYIYRVLKQVHPDIGISAKSMGIMNSSVGDMFERVASEAAKLSLYNKRRTITSREIQTAVRLLLSGELGKHMVSEGTGSVAKYTSSK, from the exons ATGAAGTCTGCTGCTGTCAAAGTGACAAACATGGAGAAAAGGACGGCCAAAGCACACCATAAACTAAAGGGCAAGAGGCAGACCTATGCAACCTACATCTATAGGGTTTTAAAACAG gttCATCCAGACATTGGAATCTCTGCCAAGTCGATGGGCATAATGAACTCGTCTGTGGGTGACATGTTTGAGCGGGTAGCATCAGAGGCAGCCAAACTGTCATTGTACAACAAGAGACGTACCATCACCAGCAGAGAAATCCAGACTGCTGTACGACTGCTGCTTTCTGGGGAACTAGGAAAGCATATGGTGTCTGAGGGTACTGGATCTGTAGCAAAATACACTAGCTCAAAGTGA